In the genome of Bacteroidota bacterium, the window TTATTACTAATTTTGATTTACCTTATACTTGTGAATTTCAGGTAGAAATAAAAAATAAGAAATTCGTTACTGTAAAAGAGAATTTTAAAAATATTGAGAACATTAATAATAGAGAACTAAATATAAAAACTACCATTAATTACAAGAATAAAATACCTTTTGCAGTTGTATCTTTTATTCCTTTAAGAAAAAATCCTGTAAGTAGAGAAATTGAGAAATTGATTTCATGTGATATTGAAATTGTTATTGGACAAAAGATTTTTAAGAAATCATTTAATAAGAGATCGTCAAGTTCATCGGTTTTAGAAACGGGAGATTGGTATAAGTTAAGTTTCTCTTCATCGGGAGTTTATAAAATTGACTACAATTACTTACAAGACATGGGATTAAACCCATCAACGATAAATCCTAAAAAAATTAAAATTTTTGGAAACGGAGGCGGAATGGTACCCCAAAGCTACTTAACATCTTATCCTGATGACCTTAAAGAAAATGCTATTTACATAAAAGGTGAAAATGATAATAGTTTCGATAAAGGGGATTATATTTTATTTTGGATACAAGGACCTCACATTTGGAATTATAATTACAACAGCAAAGTTTTTCATCATCAATTAAATTACTACTCTGATGAGTCCTATTATTTTTTAACAATTGCAACAGAAGATGGAAAAAGAATTAACAATCAACAATCTTTATCATCAAGTTCTGATTATGTTTCAACGGCTTTTGATTATTTGACTTTTCATGAAAAAACACTAAAAACCGATGTAACTGATTATGTGAAGTCGGGCAGAGATTGGTTTGGTGAAACATTTTATTACACAAGCTCTCAAAATTTTACTTTTAATATTCCGAATATAATTACTTCAGAGCCATTAGTTTTTGAATCTTATGTTGCAGCTCGCTCACAATATGGTGCTGATGTTAATTATTTTAGCATCAATGTTGATGGAAATAATTTTACACAAAAATTATCAGCAGTTGACATTAATTATTACCTCGCACAATTTTCTTCAATCAATAAAAAAACATTTTCTTTTAATCCAACAGCAGACAATCTTGTTTTTAACTATATTTATAGTCGCCCCGGCACAGATGCTTCGGGCTGGTTGAATTACATTGAACTGAATGCCCGTGCTCAATTAATCTTAAACAACGGTCAATTAAATTTTAGAGATTCGAAAACAATTAACAAAGGTGTTTCAGAATTTCAGTTACAAAGTTCTTTAAATTCTATTTTGTTATGGGATGTTACCGATATATATAATGTAAAGAATCAAGAATTTAGTAAAATCGGAAATAATTTTATTTTTCGTTTACAAACAGATACTTTAAAAGAGTTTGTTGCATTTGATGAAAGTTCAGCACAAAACCCCGCTGGTGTCGTAAAAATTCAAAACCAAAATTTACATGGCTTAAAAAATATTGACATGGTAATAGTTACTTATTCTAAATTTTTGAATGCAGCAAATCGATTGGCAGAATTTCACAAAAATGTTGACAGTTTAAGTACAGAGGTGGTTTTAGTAAGCAAACTTTATAACGAATTTTCTTCGGGAGCTCAAGATATTTCTGCTATCCGTAATTTTATGAAAATGTTGTACGACAAAGCTGAAACAGAGGATGAACAACCTAAATATTTACTTCTTTTCGGAGATGCTTCTTATGACTATAAAAATGTGTTACCATCAAATACAAATTATGTTCCTACCTATCAAAGTAAAACAATTTATTACCCAACAAGCTCTTATGCCTCTGATGATTATTTTGGATTTTTAGATGACAACGAAGGAAAATGGGATAACGTTGCGGAAAGTCAGTATTTTAAAATGGATATATCAGTAGGAAGAATACCTGTAACAAGTTTGGAACAAGCAGAAGCAATGACTGATAAAATTATTCATTATTCAGCCAAAAGTTCTTTTGGCGATTGGAGAAATAAAATTGTTTTTATTTCTGATGACCCTGATGATGACGGAGGCAATCACCATTATTTTCAATCCGAAAAACTTGCCGAGGGAGTTTTTAGTGGGGTAAAAGATATGAATGTTCAAAAAGTTTTTTTAGATGCTTTTCCGCAAATTACTTCACCAAATGGTCATAAATACCCTGATGCTCATGAAGCGATTATAGAAAAAGTAAATTCGGGTGCTTTGGTAGTAAACTATATAGGACATGGAGGAGAATCCGGTTGGGCACACGAAAGAGTTTTAGAAATTCCTGATATTGTTTCTTGGAATAATTTAGATAATATGCCTCTTTTTATAACGGCAACATGTGAATTTAGCAGATATGATGATCCTGAAAGAGTTTCGGCAGGTGAATGGGTTTTGTTAAATTCCAATGGAGGTGGAATTGCTTTATTTACAACATCACGTGTTGTTTATGTTAGTTCAAATAATGCTTTAACAAATATTATTTATGATAGCAATATTTTCAAAAAACAAAATGACGGAAAAGCAAAAACACTTGGAGAAATTATTACAACAACAAAAAACAAAGCAACATTTCATACAAATACAAGAAAATTTATTTTGTTAGGCGACCCTGCTATTACTCTTGCATACCCTCAAAATGAAGTTGTAACGACAAGTGTTCCTGATACTTTTAAGGCTTTATCAAAAGTAAGTATTTCGGGAGAAATTCGAAATAATGCAGGAAATAAAATTAGTGATTTCAACGGGACTATTTATCCTTCAATTTTTGACAAAAGAACAGAAATAAAAACTCTTGCCAATGATCCTAAAAGTAAAGTTGAAAGTTTTTATGTAATGGAAAATATTATTTACAAAGGCAAAGTAAGTGTAAAAAATGGTGAATTTAGCTTTGATTTTGTTGTACCAAAAGATATTTCATATCAGGATGGTATAGGAAAAATAAGCTATTACGCTACTGATAATTCAACTGACGCAAATGGTTATTTTAATGACATAGTAATCGGAGGAACATCTGATAGCATTATTGAAGACGATAAAAGACCGGAGGTAACATTATATATTGGTGATACAAATTTTATTTCAGGAGGACTTACAAACGAAAATCCGCTTATGTTTGCAAAATTATGGGATGAAAACGGAATAAACACTACAGGAAATGGGATAGGACATGAATTGATTGCTGTTCTTGATGGTAATGAACCAATTGTTTTAAACAATTATTACGAATCTGTATTAAATGATTTTCGGAAAGGGGAAATCAAATATCCATTCAAAAATTTGTCAGCAGGGAAACATACATTATGGATAAAAGTTTGGGATGTTGCCAATAATTCCGCTACTGATGAAATTGAATTTATTGTAAGAAATTCAGAAAAAATTGAGATTAGTAACTTAAAAAATGTTCCAAATCCTTTTGTTTGGAAAACAAATTTTAATTTTGAACACAATATTGCAGGTCAAGATGTAGAAATTAACTTGCAGATTTTTGATATTAATGCTAAACTTATTAAAATAATAAAAAGAAAAACATTTGTTGAAGGTAGCCGTGTTGTTGATGTTGAGTGGGATGGAAGAGACAGTTACGGGAAAAATTTGGAACAGGGAATATATATTTATCGTCTTATTTTATCAACCGAAGATGGAAGAATAGCAACTGCTTCAAATAAAATGGTAATAATTAACTAAGAATAAACACTTTTTAAATTTCATTTTTATAATTTTGTAATTTAGAAGAAAATAAACGATATGAGTAAAATACGAGTTTTTGCAATTATTTTTATGCTAGTAGCGATAGCATTTGGAAAAGTAAATAGTCAAACTGCCCAAGACCAATATGAAAGAGCAAAAAACGGCAGAAATGTAGTAACCACAGCGGTTCCTTTTTTAATGATTACTCCTGATTCAAGGTCGGGTGCTCTTGGTGATTGTGGTGTAGCATTACCTAACGACCCTAATGCCATTCATTGGAATCCTGCGAAACTTGCATTTGCAGAAGATAATATAGGATTGTCAATATCATATATCCCTTGGCTAAAATCTTTGGTACCTGATATTAATCTTTCATATTTATCTGCTTACAAAAGAATTGACGATATGTCTGCTTTTGGTGGTTCTTTACGATATTTTTCACTGGGAGATATTACTTTTACAAATATCAATGGTGAATCAATGGGGGATTTTCGTCCGCATGAATTAGCTGTTGATGGAGCTTATGCCCGTAAATTAGCTGAAAACTTTTCTATTGGTGTGGCTCTCAGATTTATTTATTCTAATCTTGCTGGAAATACTCCTTTACAAAATGGAACAGAAACAAAGCCTGGAATTGCCGGTGCTGGAGATATTTCCTTTTACTGGAAACTCAATCCTTTTCAAATTGATGAAAGAGATGTTGATGCCAGCTTTGGCTTAAATATTTCAAATATTGGTTCGAAAATTACCTATACCGATGAAATGGACAGAGATTATATCCCTATGAATCTACGACTTGGAGGATATTTCAATTATGTAATTGATGAATATAATGAAATTGCATTTACATTTGATGTAAACAAACTCTTAGTTCCAACACCACCATTTTATGATATCGACTCTTCGGGAAATCCAATTTATGATAATGACAACAATCCTGTTATTTTTAAAGGTATGTCACCTGATGTACCTGTAATTGCAGGAATGATGCAATCTTTTTATGATGCACCAGGTGGTTTTAATGAAGAAATGAAAGAAATTAATCCATCTTTTGGTTTTGAATATTGGTATGCAAAACAATTTGCCGTAAGAGCAGGATATTTTTACGAACACGAAATGAAAGGTAACAGACAATTTCTTTCTCTTGGGATTGGAATGAAATACAACATTCTCAATCTTGATGTTTCTTATTTAATACCAACAAATAATAAAACGGCAAGTCAAACAAGTCCTTTGGATAAAACAGTAAGATTTTCTATTATCTTTAATTTCAAAGATAATAAATGAAAATAATTGATTAATGATACCCAGAATAGGCTTTGGTTATGATGTTCACAAACTCGAAAAGGGTTTAGATTTAATCATTGGGTCTGTAAAAATAAAACATAGTAAAGGATGTATTGCACATTCAGATGGTGATGTTTTGATTCATGCTATTTGTGATGCACTTTTAGGTGCTTCCGATTTAAATGATATAGGATTTCATTTTCCTGATACTGATGAAAAATATAAAAATATTGAAAGTAGCTATCTGTTAAAAAAAACAGTAGAACTTATAAGAAACAAAGGTTTTGAAATTTCTAATATCGACTCAACAATTGTTTTACAAAAACCAAGAATAAGAGATTACATCTGGCAAATGAAAGAAAAGCTTGCTACTACAATGAATATTAATGAAGGACAAATCTCAATAAAAGCTACTACCAGTGAAAAATTAGGCTTTGAAGGAAGAGAAGAAGGAGTGAGTGCTCATGCGGTTGTTTTGATTTTTGATTCCTAAAAAATTACAAATAAGGATTAGAAACTTTTTCTTTGCCAATTGTTGTATCTCTGTAATGCCCGGGATAAACAATAAAATCGTCATCAAGAGTGAATAATTTTGTTTTTATTGATTTTGTTAAAACATCGTAATCACCTCCCGGTAAATCTGTTCTTCCTATGCTATCGTTAAAAAGAACATCGCCACAAATTATAAATTTATCTTCATCCGAAACCAAAGTAATATGTCCCGCAGTGTGTCCCGGAGTAAAAAGCACTCTTAGTTGAGAATTGCCAAATTTTATCACATCTCCTTCATCAAGATATTTTGAAATCTTTGGAGATTGTGGTTGAGGAAGACCAAATTGTGATGCATTCTCATCAGAATTTGTACGGTTAAGTTCTTCATCTTTATGAGCCTCAAGTTCAAGCTTATATTTTTTTGAAACAAATTTATTTCCAAGAATATGGTCAATATGGCAATGTGTATTTATTAACCTTACAGGTTTTAGTCCTTTTTCTTTAATAAATGAAACAATCTCATTTTCTTCATCTTTATTCGAACAACCGGGATCAATAATTATTGCTTCCTTAGTGTCGTCATAGAGGAAATATGTATTTGTTTGAAACAAATTGACTGCGATTTTTCCAACTTTTATCATAATTATTCTGTTTTAATATTTTTATAAAAAAAACTAAATTCACTTTGTCCGTAAGTTCTTTTGCTTTTAAAGTATTGATGTTCACTCATGTTGCTTTGTTTTGAATGTTCAAGAATAAACTGACCTTTTTCTTTTAATACTTCTTTCTCAAAAATTTTATCTGTTAATTCTTTGTGATGGTTATAATTATAAGGAGGATCGGCAAAAATTATATCAAATTTTAATTCTGTTTTGTTTAAAAAATTTATTGCATCAGATTTTATGGTTTTAAAATTTTCAAAGCCAAGATTTTTTGCTTCTTTTTTAATAAAAGCTAAACTTGCAGAATTGCTGTCGACAGAAAGTATTGATTTGCTTCCTCGTGAAGCGAATTCGAAACTCACAATACCTGTTCCTGAAAAAAGGTCTAACACATCAATTTTTTCAAGAAAAAAAGTGTTTTCAAGAATATTAAAAATATTTTCTCTTGAAAAATCAGTTGTCGGTCTTACCGGCAATTTT includes:
- the porU gene encoding type IX secretion system sortase PorU, with the translated sequence MPIKSFLTKVQRYKMLFIFVFLFYLNNDVFSQTINKKITFNWNTETIYKDSINKGIKILSFENVILDNTANFLPGFITNFDLPYTCEFQVEIKNKKFVTVKENFKNIENINNRELNIKTTINYKNKIPFAVVSFIPLRKNPVSREIEKLISCDIEIVIGQKIFKKSFNKRSSSSSVLETGDWYKLSFSSSGVYKIDYNYLQDMGLNPSTINPKKIKIFGNGGGMVPQSYLTSYPDDLKENAIYIKGENDNSFDKGDYILFWIQGPHIWNYNYNSKVFHHQLNYYSDESYYFLTIATEDGKRINNQQSLSSSSDYVSTAFDYLTFHEKTLKTDVTDYVKSGRDWFGETFYYTSSQNFTFNIPNIITSEPLVFESYVAARSQYGADVNYFSINVDGNNFTQKLSAVDINYYLAQFSSINKKTFSFNPTADNLVFNYIYSRPGTDASGWLNYIELNARAQLILNNGQLNFRDSKTINKGVSEFQLQSSLNSILLWDVTDIYNVKNQEFSKIGNNFIFRLQTDTLKEFVAFDESSAQNPAGVVKIQNQNLHGLKNIDMVIVTYSKFLNAANRLAEFHKNVDSLSTEVVLVSKLYNEFSSGAQDISAIRNFMKMLYDKAETEDEQPKYLLLFGDASYDYKNVLPSNTNYVPTYQSKTIYYPTSSYASDDYFGFLDDNEGKWDNVAESQYFKMDISVGRIPVTSLEQAEAMTDKIIHYSAKSSFGDWRNKIVFISDDPDDDGGNHHYFQSEKLAEGVFSGVKDMNVQKVFLDAFPQITSPNGHKYPDAHEAIIEKVNSGALVVNYIGHGGESGWAHERVLEIPDIVSWNNLDNMPLFITATCEFSRYDDPERVSAGEWVLLNSNGGGIALFTTSRVVYVSSNNALTNIIYDSNIFKKQNDGKAKTLGEIITTTKNKATFHTNTRKFILLGDPAITLAYPQNEVVTTSVPDTFKALSKVSISGEIRNNAGNKISDFNGTIYPSIFDKRTEIKTLANDPKSKVESFYVMENIIYKGKVSVKNGEFSFDFVVPKDISYQDGIGKISYYATDNSTDANGYFNDIVIGGTSDSIIEDDKRPEVTLYIGDTNFISGGLTNENPLMFAKLWDENGINTTGNGIGHELIAVLDGNEPIVLNNYYESVLNDFRKGEIKYPFKNLSAGKHTLWIKVWDVANNSATDEIEFIVRNSEKIEISNLKNVPNPFVWKTNFNFEHNIAGQDVEINLQIFDINAKLIKIIKRKTFVEGSRVVDVEWDGRDSYGKNLEQGIYIYRLILSTEDGRIATASNKMVIIN
- the porV gene encoding type IX secretion system outer membrane channel protein PorV, coding for MSKIRVFAIIFMLVAIAFGKVNSQTAQDQYERAKNGRNVVTTAVPFLMITPDSRSGALGDCGVALPNDPNAIHWNPAKLAFAEDNIGLSISYIPWLKSLVPDINLSYLSAYKRIDDMSAFGGSLRYFSLGDITFTNINGESMGDFRPHELAVDGAYARKLAENFSIGVALRFIYSNLAGNTPLQNGTETKPGIAGAGDISFYWKLNPFQIDERDVDASFGLNISNIGSKITYTDEMDRDYIPMNLRLGGYFNYVIDEYNEIAFTFDVNKLLVPTPPFYDIDSSGNPIYDNDNNPVIFKGMSPDVPVIAGMMQSFYDAPGGFNEEMKEINPSFGFEYWYAKQFAVRAGYFYEHEMKGNRQFLSLGIGMKYNILNLDVSYLIPTNNKTASQTSPLDKTVRFSIIFNFKDNK
- the ispF gene encoding 2-C-methyl-D-erythritol 2,4-cyclodiphosphate synthase → MIPRIGFGYDVHKLEKGLDLIIGSVKIKHSKGCIAHSDGDVLIHAICDALLGASDLNDIGFHFPDTDEKYKNIESSYLLKKTVELIRNKGFEISNIDSTIVLQKPRIRDYIWQMKEKLATTMNINEGQISIKATTSEKLGFEGREEGVSAHAVVLIFDS
- a CDS encoding MBL fold metallo-hydrolase, which encodes MIKVGKIAVNLFQTNTYFLYDDTKEAIIIDPGCSNKDEENEIVSFIKEKGLKPVRLINTHCHIDHILGNKFVSKKYKLELEAHKDEELNRTNSDENASQFGLPQPQSPKISKYLDEGDVIKFGNSQLRVLFTPGHTAGHITLVSDEDKFIICGDVLFNDSIGRTDLPGGDYDVLTKSIKTKLFTLDDDFIVYPGHYRDTTIGKEKVSNPYL
- the rsmD gene encoding 16S rRNA (guanine(966)-N(2))-methyltransferase RsmD; this encodes MRIISGIKKGHQVQAPKKLPVRPTTDFSRENIFNILENTFFLEKIDVLDLFSGTGIVSFEFASRGSKSILSVDSNSASLAFIKKEAKNLGFENFKTIKSDAINFLNKTELKFDIIFADPPYNYNHHKELTDKIFEKEVLKEKGQFILEHSKQSNMSEHQYFKSKRTYGQSEFSFFYKNIKTE